The following proteins come from a genomic window of Paramicrobacterium humi:
- a CDS encoding carbohydrate ABC transporter permease, translating into MSIGSSAAANVQSQTTAEATTDVPDRPRGPGKPQKSSRWYKPRSVIGKVILWIVLVGFALMFLYPFVWLLAASLKPRGQVFDNALIPKTFVPENYVEVWNQLPLLNWMYTSVAIAVLAAGTVAISSSVVAFGFAYFKFPGRGILFGLVLATMMLPGAVTMVPQYLIWNQLHLVGTWVPLWGMNLFGSAFYIFLQRQFFLGLPRELFEAARIDGASYWGLFRRIAMPLSIPSFIIVFIFEFQASWNNLQAALIYLNAGSVDEFTAPLGIAYAMTKYSPTNGGHGDYQYVMVASLLVTLPMLIIFAFGQRYFIEGVATQGRKG; encoded by the coding sequence ATGTCCATCGGATCATCGGCGGCCGCCAACGTGCAGTCGCAGACAACCGCAGAAGCCACGACTGACGTGCCGGACCGCCCGAGGGGGCCCGGAAAGCCGCAGAAGTCGAGCCGCTGGTACAAGCCGCGGAGCGTCATCGGCAAGGTCATCCTCTGGATCGTCCTCGTCGGCTTCGCCCTGATGTTCCTGTACCCGTTCGTCTGGCTCCTCGCCGCCAGCCTCAAACCGCGCGGGCAGGTCTTCGACAACGCCCTCATACCGAAGACGTTCGTGCCCGAGAACTACGTCGAGGTCTGGAACCAGCTGCCTCTGCTCAACTGGATGTACACGAGCGTCGCCATCGCCGTTCTCGCGGCGGGAACCGTGGCCATCTCGAGCTCGGTGGTCGCGTTCGGCTTCGCGTACTTCAAGTTCCCCGGCCGCGGCATCCTGTTCGGACTCGTGCTCGCCACGATGATGCTGCCCGGCGCCGTCACCATGGTGCCGCAGTACCTGATCTGGAACCAACTGCACCTCGTCGGCACGTGGGTGCCCTTGTGGGGAATGAATCTGTTCGGTTCTGCCTTCTACATCTTCCTGCAGAGACAGTTCTTCCTCGGCCTGCCGAGAGAGCTGTTCGAAGCGGCGCGCATCGACGGCGCGAGCTATTGGGGGCTGTTCCGCCGCATCGCGATGCCGCTGTCGATTCCCTCGTTCATCATCGTGTTCATCTTCGAATTCCAGGCCAGTTGGAACAACCTGCAGGCGGCACTGATCTACCTGAACGCGGGTAGCGTGGACGAATTCACGGCCCCGCTCGGTATCGCTTATGCGATGACGAAGTACAGCCCCACGAACGGCGGACACGGTGACTACCAGTACGTCATGGTCGCCTCGCTGCTCGTCACGCTGCCGATGCTCATTATCTTCGCCTTCGGCCAGCGGTACTTCATCGAAGGCGTCGCCACCCAGGGTCGAAAGGGATAA
- a CDS encoding carbohydrate ABC transporter permease, producing MGDQGRKKRVKVKYNKREAIAGYLFITPWIIGFLIFTLGAMIYSLVISFSNYRLATNTAIPVGFANYAELFQDPKVMTSLSNTLLYALMAVPGEIIFALFLAMLLDKVSRGAGVFRTLYYLPKMTPTVATASIFLLLLNGNTGAINNFLGLFGIPGPQWLLDPFWVKPAIVIMTLWTVSGTMVIFLAAIKNVPRDLYEVASLDGAGPVRQFFTITLPMISGAMFFNVIVLSIAALQTFDQAYLLFWRDQSNASPESSLFYAVYLFIQAFRQFNFGFASAMAWLLFVIIMIITFVQMRFGRRFVYYEGDND from the coding sequence ATGGGCGACCAGGGCCGCAAGAAGCGCGTGAAGGTCAAGTACAACAAGAGAGAGGCCATAGCCGGCTATCTCTTCATCACCCCGTGGATCATCGGCTTCCTCATCTTCACGCTCGGCGCGATGATCTACAGCCTCGTGATCTCGTTCAGCAACTACCGGCTCGCGACGAACACAGCGATTCCCGTTGGGTTCGCGAACTACGCGGAGCTGTTCCAGGATCCGAAGGTCATGACGTCGCTGAGCAACACGCTCCTGTACGCGCTCATGGCCGTTCCCGGGGAGATCATCTTCGCGCTCTTCCTCGCCATGCTCCTCGACAAGGTGAGCCGCGGAGCCGGCGTGTTCCGCACGCTGTACTACCTGCCGAAGATGACGCCGACCGTCGCAACAGCATCGATCTTCCTCCTTCTGCTCAACGGCAACACGGGAGCGATAAACAACTTCCTCGGCCTGTTCGGCATCCCGGGCCCGCAATGGCTCCTCGATCCGTTCTGGGTCAAGCCCGCGATCGTGATCATGACGTTGTGGACGGTCAGCGGCACGATGGTGATCTTCCTCGCCGCGATCAAGAACGTGCCGCGAGACCTGTACGAGGTCGCCTCCCTCGACGGCGCGGGCCCCGTGAGGCAGTTCTTCACGATCACGCTCCCGATGATCTCCGGTGCCATGTTCTTCAACGTCATCGTGCTCTCGATCGCGGCGCTGCAGACCTTCGACCAGGCGTACCTGCTGTTCTGGCGCGACCAGTCGAACGCGTCACCTGAGTCGTCGCTCTTCTACGCCGTCTACCTGTTCATCCAGGCGTTCCGCCAGTTCAACTTCGGATTCGCCTCGGCCATGGCGTGGCTCCTGTTCGTCATCATCATGATCATCACGTTCGTGCAGATGAGGTTCGGCAGACGGTTCGTCTACTACGAAGGGGACAACGACTGA
- a CDS encoding SRPBCC family protein, whose amino-acid sequence MASTFTLITECSADAESVTWRARHFGIWFTMTSRITALERPIRFVDEQVKGPFTVFVHEHSFEQLPGGSRMTDTITLGSPLLGRLAERLILVPYLRRLVASRNAVLISALI is encoded by the coding sequence GTGGCATCGACCTTCACGCTCATCACCGAATGCTCGGCCGACGCCGAGAGCGTGACGTGGCGCGCGCGCCACTTCGGGATCTGGTTCACGATGACCTCGAGGATCACCGCGCTCGAGCGGCCGATCCGCTTCGTCGATGAACAGGTCAAGGGCCCGTTCACGGTCTTTGTGCACGAGCACTCGTTCGAGCAGCTTCCCGGCGGCTCGCGAATGACCGACACCATCACTCTCGGATCTCCCCTTCTCGGCCGGCTCGCAGAACGGCTCATCCTTGTGCCGTACCTTCGCCGCCTCGTCGCCTCGCGAAACGCCGTGCTCATCTCGGCCCTGATCTGA